Proteins found in one Serinicoccus marinus DSM 15273 genomic segment:
- the nusA gene encoding transcription termination factor NusA yields the protein MDIDMAALRMLEREREIPMDVIVEAIEQALLSAYQRVDGHARHARVELDRASGHVTVWAREDPPVSEDGTPGEPGPEYDDTPEGFGRVAAATGRQVIAQRMRDLEDDAVLGDFRGREGDIVSGIIQQSNDPRRVLVDFGTIEGELPVSEQVPGESYEHGQRLRCFVVSAKRGLRGPHVTLSRTHPNLVRRLFALEVPEIADGTVQIQAVAREAGHRTKIAVHSTVPGVNAKGACIGPMGQRVRAVMAELQGEKIDIVDYVDDPAQFVAAALSPARVSSATIVDGRVKQVRVVVPDYQLSLAIGREGQNARLANRLTGWKIDIRADTEEQVDGGVDAAATDAGV from the coding sequence ATGGATATCGACATGGCAGCGCTGCGCATGCTCGAGCGCGAGCGCGAGATCCCGATGGACGTCATCGTCGAGGCCATCGAGCAGGCGCTGCTCTCGGCATACCAGCGCGTCGACGGCCACGCGCGGCACGCCCGGGTCGAGCTCGACCGCGCCTCCGGGCACGTCACCGTCTGGGCCCGCGAGGACCCTCCCGTGAGCGAGGACGGCACGCCGGGGGAGCCCGGACCTGAGTACGACGACACCCCCGAGGGGTTCGGGCGGGTGGCGGCGGCCACGGGCCGACAGGTCATCGCCCAGCGCATGCGCGACCTCGAGGACGACGCCGTGCTCGGCGACTTCCGGGGCCGCGAGGGCGACATCGTCTCCGGCATCATCCAGCAGTCCAACGACCCCCGCCGAGTCCTCGTCGACTTCGGGACGATCGAGGGGGAGTTGCCCGTCTCCGAGCAGGTGCCCGGCGAGAGCTACGAGCACGGGCAGCGGCTGCGCTGCTTCGTGGTCAGCGCCAAGCGCGGCCTGCGCGGGCCGCACGTCACCCTGTCCCGGACCCACCCCAACCTCGTGCGCCGGCTCTTCGCCCTGGAGGTGCCGGAGATCGCCGACGGGACCGTCCAGATCCAGGCGGTGGCGCGTGAGGCGGGCCACCGGACCAAGATCGCCGTGCACTCCACCGTGCCCGGGGTCAACGCCAAGGGGGCGTGCATCGGGCCGATGGGGCAGCGCGTGCGTGCCGTCATGGCCGAGCTGCAGGGCGAGAAGATCGATATCGTCGACTACGTGGACGACCCGGCGCAGTTCGTCGCCGCGGCGCTGTCTCCGGCCAGGGTGTCCTCGGCCACCATCGTCGACGGTCGGGTCAAGCAGGTACGCGTGGTCGTCCCCGACTACCAGCTGTCCCTCGCCATCGGGCGCGAGGGTCAGAACGCCCGGCTGGCCAACCGGCTGACCGGGTGGAAGATCGACATCCGGGCCGACACCGAGGAGCAGGTCGACGGCGGGGTGGACGCCGCGGCGACCGACGCCGGCGTGTAG
- a CDS encoding DUF448 domain-containing protein, protein MEGRSGAVSTSQVGHSPVRTCVGCRTRCEQTVLLRFVARQDAPARWRVVLDVRRRLPGRGAYVHPAPECVESAITRRALLRALRLPASGEVDLGDVRRHAQQHG, encoded by the coding sequence GTGGAAGGTCGGAGCGGAGCCGTCTCCACCTCGCAGGTCGGGCACTCGCCGGTGCGGACCTGCGTCGGATGTCGGACCCGCTGCGAGCAGACCGTGCTGCTGCGGTTCGTCGCACGACAGGATGCCCCCGCACGATGGCGGGTGGTCCTGGACGTGCGGCGGCGGCTGCCGGGCCGAGGTGCATACGTGCACCCCGCCCCGGAGTGCGTGGAGTCGGCGATCACCCGTCGTGCTCTCCTCCGCGCCCTGCGCCTCCCGGCGTCGGGCGAGGTGGACCTGGGCGACGTCCGCCGGCACGCGCAGCAGCACGGCTGA
- the rimP gene encoding ribosome maturation factor RimP produces the protein MDARAAAATITRHATEALADTDLDVVVDGVTVQEAGRRRLVRVLLARDLSGLSPDDVTSTVQPLSLDEVSEATRSVSAAVDTCSVMGERPYTLEVGSTGLDRPLTEFAHFRRNVGRLLKVSRSDGSTLEGRLLEAGPEHLTIAGHDPLPLADVAKATVQVEFSSPERKDA, from the coding sequence ATGGACGCACGCGCGGCCGCCGCCACGATCACGCGGCACGCGACCGAGGCGCTGGCGGACACCGATCTCGACGTCGTGGTGGACGGCGTGACCGTCCAGGAGGCAGGACGCCGCCGCCTCGTCCGGGTGCTGCTGGCACGTGACCTGTCGGGCCTGTCGCCCGACGACGTCACCTCGACCGTGCAGCCACTGAGCCTGGACGAGGTCTCCGAGGCGACCCGGAGCGTGTCCGCCGCGGTGGACACCTGCTCGGTCATGGGCGAGCGCCCCTACACCCTGGAGGTCGGGTCGACCGGGCTGGACCGGCCGCTCACCGAGTTCGCCCACTTCCGACGCAACGTGGGCCGGCTGCTCAAGGTCAGCCGGTCCGACGGGAGCACCCTGGAAGGTCGACTGCTGGAGGCCGGACCGGAGCACCTCACGATCGCTGGCCACGACCCGCTGCCGCTGGCCGACGTGGCCAAGGCGACGGTCCAGGTGGAGTTCAGCAGCCCCGAGCGGAAGGACGCATGA